Proteins encoded within one genomic window of Ammonifex degensii KC4:
- a CDS encoding CoB--CoM heterodisulfide reductase iron-sulfur subunit A family protein, whose product MSETKVGVYVCHCGGNVSDVVKVDEVAAYAATLEGVAVARDYIFMCSNPGQGLIEKDIREGRINRVVVACCSPRLHEATFRKALSRAGLNPYLLEIANIREQCSRAHPDNPYRATEKAKDLVRMAVAKVKLAKPLENIRVAARPEVLVVGGGVAGLRAGLDLAERGFQVHLIERSPFFGGRMAQLEKVYPTEEEAPALLKQLLKKVAQHPKIRLYPATTLEEVEGFVGNWKVKVKQRPLLVDEKCDRCGRCEEVCPVEVPDSFNYGLSLRKAIYFPHPDAFPSRYAVDLDHCTKCGECVKVCPRGLINLEQKEKIYSLSVGAIILATGFTPYEPKKGEYGYKVFPEVITLPQLVRLLSPSGPTKGELRIPQTTNARKIKNVVFINCVGSRQLPKEGEKVNKYCSRYCCTATLQAAREIKRRYPESEVFVIYQDIRTYCRDCEDYYEGASSDGVIFLRYRPEEPPTVKREDSDLTVEVKDLLTFGETVIVPADLVVLVVGMEPSEGTKEIAAKLRLPVGEDGFLLEVHPKLRPVEVGVEGLFVAGTAQGPKDITETALSAGAAAAKASVLLARGHVELEPFVAEVYPERCNGCGICLEECSYGALKLKDGKVEVNEAVCQGCGACAAMCPQMALGVRGYTIDQFAAMIDAAIAEGVR is encoded by the coding sequence TTGTCGGAGACGAAAGTAGGGGTCTATGTATGTCACTGTGGCGGCAACGTATCCGATGTGGTAAAGGTTGACGAAGTGGCTGCTTATGCTGCTACCCTAGAAGGAGTGGCGGTAGCGCGTGACTACATCTTTATGTGCTCCAACCCCGGCCAGGGTTTGATAGAGAAGGACATCCGTGAGGGCAGGATCAACCGAGTGGTAGTGGCTTGCTGCTCGCCCAGACTTCATGAGGCTACCTTCCGCAAGGCTCTAAGCCGGGCCGGGCTTAACCCTTATCTTTTGGAAATTGCCAACATCCGCGAGCAGTGCAGCCGGGCTCATCCCGACAATCCTTACCGGGCTACAGAGAAAGCTAAGGATCTGGTCCGCATGGCGGTAGCCAAGGTGAAGCTGGCCAAACCCCTGGAGAACATCCGTGTGGCTGCACGCCCCGAAGTCCTGGTAGTGGGAGGAGGAGTAGCGGGCCTAAGGGCCGGGCTGGATTTAGCTGAACGCGGTTTCCAGGTACATCTCATCGAACGCTCCCCCTTCTTCGGAGGTAGGATGGCGCAACTAGAAAAAGTTTATCCCACGGAGGAAGAAGCACCAGCCCTGCTCAAACAACTGCTGAAAAAGGTGGCGCAACACCCCAAAATCAGACTCTATCCAGCCACCACTCTGGAAGAGGTAGAGGGTTTTGTCGGTAACTGGAAGGTAAAAGTGAAGCAGCGTCCCTTGCTGGTGGACGAGAAGTGCGACCGCTGTGGACGCTGCGAGGAAGTTTGTCCTGTAGAAGTTCCCGACTCCTTTAACTACGGGCTTTCCTTGCGCAAGGCCATTTATTTCCCTCACCCTGATGCTTTTCCTTCCCGATATGCCGTCGATCTGGATCACTGCACCAAGTGCGGTGAGTGCGTAAAGGTCTGTCCCCGAGGGCTTATTAACCTCGAACAAAAGGAAAAGATCTACTCTCTTTCCGTGGGAGCTATCATCTTAGCCACGGGTTTTACCCCTTACGAGCCAAAGAAGGGGGAGTACGGATACAAAGTATTCCCGGAGGTCATCACCCTTCCCCAGCTAGTACGCTTGCTTTCTCCCTCCGGTCCCACCAAAGGGGAACTCAGGATACCCCAGACCACAAATGCCCGCAAGATAAAGAACGTGGTTTTTATCAACTGCGTGGGGAGTCGGCAACTTCCTAAAGAAGGAGAGAAGGTGAATAAGTACTGTTCTCGCTATTGCTGTACTGCCACCCTACAGGCTGCACGAGAGATCAAGCGACGCTACCCTGAAAGCGAAGTTTTCGTGATCTACCAGGATATCCGTACTTACTGTCGGGACTGCGAGGACTACTACGAAGGAGCTTCAAGCGACGGTGTAATCTTTCTCCGCTACCGGCCCGAAGAGCCGCCGACGGTAAAACGGGAAGATAGTGACCTCACGGTGGAGGTCAAGGACTTGTTGACCTTTGGGGAGACAGTAATAGTGCCTGCCGACTTGGTGGTGCTGGTGGTAGGGATGGAACCGAGCGAAGGAACAAAAGAAATAGCAGCAAAGCTTCGTTTACCAGTGGGGGAAGACGGGTTCCTCCTGGAGGTTCATCCCAAGTTGCGACCGGTGGAGGTGGGAGTGGAGGGTCTCTTTGTTGCTGGTACAGCTCAGGGGCCGAAAGATATCACTGAGACGGCGCTTTCAGCAGGAGCAGCAGCGGCCAAGGCTTCTGTTTTGTTGGCACGAGGCCACGTGGAGCTCGAACCTTTTGTGGCTGAGGTTTATCCGGAGCGCTGCAACGGCTGCGGGATCTGTTTGGAGGAGTGTAGTTACGGAGCGCTTAAGCTGAAGGACGGTAAGGTGGAGGTAAACGAAGCGGTTTGCCAGGGCTGTGGGGCCTGTGCTGCCATGTGTCCTCAGATGGCTCTAGGGGTACGGGGATACACGATAGATCAGTTTGCGGCCATGATCGATGCGGCAATAGCGGAGGGGGTGCGTTGA
- a CDS encoding ABC transporter permease: protein MFKQIAYVWKREWRYIFRNRRLLGILLGVPLLYCTLFGILYYENTVNQIPLGVLDLDNSSLSRAVIRAFQDSDRFRHVMSFTDQKELEQAMHEGKIMVALFIPPNFSKEVKTGKGSKVTLITNGTNLIIANTSLTAASEIVQTLSGATLVRYLEKGGMLPEMALRLAQPISFQVRVWYNPTLNYSNFLLLGLIATITQQVALLYVAIAIVREKELGTLAELKAHCSSVFAITLGKILPYFVFNLVTLNLLFAEAVFLFRIPFRGSYPLLLLLTACFLACILSFGVMVSALCRNELEATQIAMLFAVPSFLFSGFTWPFMAMPLPAKILGHLMPLTYYAENVRKIFLMNAGLTDIAKDLGILTLMTLFCFGTALVVVKRKYFGAETEDTLEM, encoded by the coding sequence ATGTTCAAGCAGATAGCCTACGTCTGGAAGAGGGAATGGCGCTACATTTTCCGGAATCGCCGCCTGTTGGGGATACTTCTGGGGGTACCCCTTCTCTACTGCACTCTCTTCGGAATCCTCTACTACGAGAATACGGTAAACCAAATTCCTCTAGGAGTGCTGGACCTGGACAACTCCTCTCTAAGCCGGGCCGTAATCCGTGCCTTTCAAGACTCCGATCGCTTCCGGCACGTTATGAGTTTTACCGACCAGAAAGAGCTGGAGCAGGCTATGCACGAAGGCAAGATCATGGTCGCCCTCTTTATTCCACCCAACTTTTCCAAGGAAGTAAAGACGGGCAAAGGCAGCAAAGTAACACTGATAACCAACGGCACCAACCTGATTATAGCCAACACATCCCTCACGGCCGCCAGCGAAATCGTGCAGACTTTATCAGGCGCTACCCTGGTCCGCTATTTAGAAAAAGGCGGGATGTTGCCCGAAATGGCCTTGCGTCTGGCCCAGCCCATATCTTTCCAGGTGCGCGTCTGGTACAACCCCACCCTCAACTACTCCAACTTCCTGCTCCTGGGGCTTATAGCCACCATCACCCAGCAGGTGGCCCTGCTCTACGTGGCAATTGCCATTGTGCGAGAAAAGGAACTTGGTACCCTGGCCGAGCTCAAGGCCCACTGCTCCAGCGTCTTTGCCATAACCTTGGGCAAGATCCTCCCCTACTTCGTCTTCAACCTTGTGACCCTGAACCTCTTGTTTGCCGAAGCTGTGTTCCTTTTCCGAATTCCCTTCCGGGGAAGCTATCCCCTCCTTCTTCTGCTTACCGCCTGCTTCCTGGCCTGTATCTTAAGCTTCGGTGTCATGGTCTCGGCCCTCTGCCGCAACGAACTGGAGGCCACCCAAATAGCCATGCTCTTTGCTGTCCCCTCCTTCCTCTTTTCTGGCTTTACCTGGCCTTTCATGGCCATGCCCCTCCCAGCCAAGATACTGGGCCACCTCATGCCCCTGACCTATTACGCCGAAAACGTGCGTAAAATCTTCTTGATGAACGCCGGACTCACAGACATAGCCAAGGACCTGGGGATTCTTACTCTGATGACTCTCTTCTGCTTCGGGACGGCGCTCGTAGTGGTCAAGCGCAAGTACTTCGGAGCTGAAACGGAAGACACGCTGGAAATGTGA
- a CDS encoding Clp1/GlmU family protein, whose amino-acid sequence MGEVSYPAEWQEKAPRILESGRLIVLVGGIDSGKTTFASYLVNRIIEAGLSCAVVDADVGQASIGPPAVISLGFPESPVERLSDIPMDSFYFVGAISPQGHLLPCVVGTRKMVEQAWKKRNPDRIVVDTTGLVRGRVGRTLKAYKLDLLEPDVIVFFQRRKELEDLARVWERRARVFRLRVAAEVQRKTFEERARSREEKWRLYFAGSTRHELPLKELAFSRGILGAGQPLEREAREKLSSSLGKKILWAESSSEQGILVVEERLSEDELLWIKTCLGSEQADLHQLSPLYFRGLLVALLKGGEARALGIVQELDFEGEKISILSPLPAGEKIAEIQFGSYRFPLINGQPIFQRATFRPPERSQSCGD is encoded by the coding sequence ATGGGTGAGGTAAGCTACCCAGCAGAGTGGCAGGAAAAAGCGCCGAGAATATTGGAGAGTGGCCGTTTAATTGTACTGGTGGGAGGAATCGATAGCGGGAAGACCACATTCGCCTCCTACCTGGTGAACCGGATTATAGAAGCGGGGCTTTCCTGCGCGGTGGTAGATGCCGACGTGGGGCAGGCAAGCATTGGGCCCCCGGCGGTTATAAGCCTGGGCTTTCCGGAGAGTCCGGTGGAAAGGCTTTCCGATATCCCTATGGACTCTTTCTACTTCGTGGGTGCCATCAGCCCTCAAGGACACCTCCTCCCCTGCGTGGTGGGTACCAGGAAAATGGTGGAACAAGCCTGGAAAAAGAGGAATCCCGACCGGATTGTGGTGGACACCACCGGGCTGGTACGCGGAAGAGTGGGCAGGACGCTCAAGGCTTATAAGCTCGACCTTCTGGAACCCGATGTCATCGTTTTCTTTCAGCGTCGGAAGGAGCTTGAGGACCTGGCGAGGGTCTGGGAAAGAAGGGCCAGAGTTTTCCGCCTGCGGGTGGCGGCGGAAGTGCAGCGCAAAACCTTCGAGGAGCGGGCGCGCAGCCGGGAAGAAAAGTGGCGTCTTTACTTTGCCGGAAGTACCAGACACGAGCTTCCTTTGAAAGAACTGGCCTTTTCCCGGGGCATTCTGGGAGCAGGCCAGCCTCTGGAAAGAGAAGCAAGAGAAAAGCTCTCTTCTTCTTTGGGGAAAAAGATTCTGTGGGCGGAAAGCTCCTCCGAGCAGGGCATTCTCGTGGTGGAAGAAAGACTGAGCGAAGATGAGCTTCTGTGGATCAAGACCTGCTTGGGTTCGGAACAGGCAGATCTTCACCAGCTAAGCCCCCTTTACTTCCGGGGTCTGCTGGTGGCTTTGCTAAAGGGAGGAGAAGCACGCGCTTTAGGGATAGTGCAAGAGCTCGACTTTGAAGGCGAAAAGATAAGCATCCTCTCCCCTCTTCCGGCTGGAGAAAAGATTGCGGAAATCCAGTTCGGCTCCTACCGCTTCCCCCTCATAAACGGCCAGCCCATCTTCCAGCGGGCAACCTTCCGCCCACCGGAGCGCAGCCAGTCCTGTGGGGACTAG
- a CDS encoding hydantoinase/oxoprolinase family protein encodes MAIVGIDVGGTHTDGVLLVGRTLKAWTKLPTREDLGAVLTEVWHRLLEEGRVKPEEVSRITFSTTLITNLVAKKELPPVGLVLIPGGGVDPSLFYYGAASTLEIRGMVDFRGRELVPIDEKEVEEAACLLRQQGLRRVAVVGKFSHRYPAQEERVAEWLHRIAPELEITLGSKVAGGLGFPRRAATAVLTAAIKEHFDAFYRGLQEGISRASCPASLFLLRADGGTMPLAYALQRPVETAFSGPAASAMGALALSQPDLSAVVLDVGGTTTDIALLLEGHPLTYSRGAVLEGRLLQLSSLAVHSVPLGGDSWVRVERGELRVGPERKGGPYACGGPVPTLTDALRVLNLSSFGDEKRAWEAMRQVGEELGGKDPQATARVVLDQAVRELAEAVRVTLERWAQEPAYRLWQVKHQLPRPQKLIGVGAAASGLVPEVARWLGLEPFVPPLAPVANALGAALARVTLSRTYVLDTQQGRISVLETGKQERLNRRGDLLPPEAEELALELFRREALSLGIDPEGARVTSSEVFNVVRHWRRVGRIYEIEVRLPPGVLFFMMEEGTVVL; translated from the coding sequence ATGGCGATTGTAGGCATCGATGTCGGAGGGACGCATACCGACGGGGTTTTGCTGGTAGGCCGGACTTTAAAGGCTTGGACGAAGTTGCCGACGCGCGAAGACCTGGGGGCCGTATTGACCGAGGTCTGGCACCGCCTGCTGGAAGAGGGAAGAGTGAAGCCTGAGGAAGTTTCGCGTATCACCTTTAGCACCACTCTTATCACCAATCTGGTAGCCAAAAAAGAGCTTCCGCCAGTGGGACTGGTGCTCATTCCCGGGGGAGGGGTTGATCCCTCCCTGTTTTATTACGGTGCCGCTTCCACCTTGGAAATCCGGGGTATGGTCGATTTCCGAGGACGGGAATTGGTACCCATTGACGAAAAAGAGGTAGAAGAGGCAGCGTGCCTTTTGCGCCAACAGGGGCTAAGGCGGGTGGCGGTGGTGGGCAAGTTCAGCCACCGGTATCCGGCTCAGGAAGAGCGGGTGGCAGAGTGGCTACACCGAATCGCTCCGGAGTTGGAGATCACTCTGGGGAGCAAAGTGGCCGGAGGGCTGGGTTTCCCTCGGCGGGCAGCCACCGCCGTGCTTACCGCCGCTATAAAAGAGCACTTTGACGCTTTCTACCGCGGGCTCCAGGAAGGGATCAGTCGCGCCAGTTGCCCGGCTTCCCTTTTTCTCCTGCGGGCCGACGGGGGCACCATGCCCCTTGCCTACGCTCTCCAGCGCCCTGTGGAGACGGCCTTTTCTGGTCCCGCCGCCAGCGCCATGGGAGCCCTGGCTTTGTCCCAACCGGACTTAAGCGCAGTGGTACTGGACGTGGGGGGAACCACCACCGACATAGCTCTTCTTTTGGAAGGCCATCCCCTAACTTACTCCCGGGGGGCGGTTTTGGAGGGTAGACTCCTGCAGCTTTCCTCACTGGCGGTACATTCCGTTCCCTTGGGCGGCGACAGCTGGGTGCGGGTGGAGAGAGGAGAGCTGCGGGTAGGGCCGGAGAGGAAAGGCGGGCCCTATGCCTGTGGTGGGCCGGTACCCACCTTGACCGATGCCCTGCGAGTGTTAAATCTTTCCTCTTTCGGGGACGAAAAGAGAGCCTGGGAAGCGATGCGGCAGGTAGGGGAGGAGCTGGGCGGAAAGGATCCCCAGGCCACTGCGCGGGTCGTTCTGGACCAGGCCGTTCGGGAGCTGGCGGAGGCCGTTAGAGTTACCCTCGAGCGCTGGGCGCAGGAGCCAGCCTACCGCCTCTGGCAGGTCAAACACCAACTCCCTCGTCCCCAGAAACTTATCGGAGTGGGAGCAGCTGCTTCTGGGCTGGTTCCGGAGGTGGCCCGCTGGTTGGGTTTAGAACCCTTTGTACCTCCTCTGGCCCCGGTGGCCAATGCTTTAGGAGCGGCTCTAGCTCGGGTTACACTCAGCCGCACCTACGTGCTCGATACCCAGCAGGGGCGGATAAGCGTTTTGGAAACGGGGAAACAAGAAAGACTGAACCGGAGAGGAGACCTTCTCCCCCCGGAGGCGGAGGAACTGGCCCTGGAGCTTTTTCGACGCGAGGCCTTATCGCTGGGTATCGACCCCGAAGGGGCAAGGGTTACCTCTTCGGAGGTTTTTAACGTGGTGCGCCACTGGCGCCGGGTAGGCAGAATATATGAGATAGAAGTTCGTTTGCCACCAGGAGTACTTTTCTTCATGATGGAGGAAGGAACGGTTGTGCTTTAA
- a CDS encoding efflux RND transporter periplasmic adaptor subunit — protein MATGALIVTIQQPSRNWADFKVNEKLVSKFKEGQEVKISSPDLPGKTFTGKVESINRKPDYAARRPTHERGEKELVAYNVKVRLDNPELRAGMTVILHLP, from the coding sequence GTGGCCACCGGCGCCCTCATCGTCACTATACAGCAGCCTTCCCGCAACTGGGCCGACTTTAAGGTCAACGAAAAGCTCGTAAGCAAGTTTAAAGAAGGACAGGAAGTAAAAATTTCCTCTCCTGACCTGCCGGGGAAAACCTTCACCGGTAAGGTAGAGTCTATCAACCGCAAGCCAGACTATGCTGCCCGGCGTCCCACCCACGAGCGGGGAGAAAAGGAGTTGGTAGCCTACAACGTAAAGGTGCGGCTGGACAACCCCGAGCTGCGGGCGGGCATGACCGTCATCTTGCACCTTCCTTAA
- a CDS encoding HlyD family secretion protein: MISRRFGLWTALVLSLLLLASGCRSNNPSAELSGMVEAQEVDVAAKIPGRVVELKVEEGDTVKKGQVIAVIEAKELEDKKRQAEAQLSVAQAQCQKAQDALLLQQKLSDADYQAAQAALDRALAEYNKVSKGTQTQIEQAQAKLEEAKAQLSPAEKTFQRYQQLYSAGAVPQQALDEVKAKYEAARQQVRQAEEGLEFLKGVAQEEDVRAARAAVSQAQAALLKAEAGRMQTLLAQSDLAAAEAKRQQAEAALAEVKHSLEDTIIKAPLRRDSGDQVRPEGRTGGHRRPHRHYTAAFPQLGRL; this comes from the coding sequence ATGATCTCCAGGAGGTTTGGCCTCTGGACGGCTCTCGTCTTAAGCCTTTTGCTTCTGGCCTCCGGCTGCCGCTCTAACAACCCCAGTGCCGAACTTTCCGGCATGGTAGAAGCCCAAGAAGTAGACGTAGCCGCCAAGATCCCAGGCCGGGTAGTAGAACTCAAAGTAGAAGAAGGAGATACGGTCAAGAAAGGTCAGGTCATAGCAGTGATAGAGGCTAAGGAACTGGAGGACAAGAAGCGGCAGGCCGAAGCCCAACTCTCTGTTGCCCAGGCTCAGTGCCAGAAGGCCCAGGACGCTCTCTTGCTTCAGCAAAAATTGAGCGACGCCGATTATCAGGCCGCTCAGGCGGCACTCGACCGGGCCTTAGCTGAGTACAACAAGGTAAGCAAGGGAACCCAAACGCAGATAGAGCAGGCCCAGGCCAAGCTGGAAGAAGCTAAAGCTCAGCTTTCACCGGCCGAGAAAACCTTTCAGCGTTACCAGCAGCTTTACAGCGCCGGGGCCGTGCCGCAACAGGCCCTGGACGAAGTGAAGGCCAAGTACGAAGCAGCCCGGCAGCAGGTACGCCAGGCTGAAGAGGGATTGGAGTTTCTTAAAGGAGTGGCGCAGGAAGAAGACGTGCGTGCGGCCAGAGCAGCGGTAAGCCAGGCTCAGGCAGCCCTCTTGAAGGCCGAGGCAGGAAGGATGCAGACCCTACTGGCACAAAGTGACCTGGCGGCCGCCGAAGCCAAGCGCCAGCAGGCAGAAGCCGCCCTGGCCGAAGTGAAGCACAGCCTGGAGGACACCATCATCAAGGCCCCCCTGCGACGGGATAGTGGTGACCAAGTACGTCCAGAAGGGAGAACTGGTGGCCACCGGCGCCCTCATCGTCACTATACAGCAGCCTTCCCGCAACTGGGCCGACTTTAA
- a CDS encoding biotin transporter BioY: MALSLAERVEVFRGRIFEFTRSSGLSTQIVLALFGAAFIGLAAQIRIPLPFTPVPITGQTFAVLFLAILMGTRAGTLSSLFYVLFGGLGLPWFAGAKGGWAVLAGPTGGYLVGFILAALLVGYLCDHFTWARRLPGLVAGLLAANFLVIHGLGIFWLGAVTGTHSLTKLLLLGSLPFVPGDLLKIALAASLGRLVLPTR, encoded by the coding sequence TTGGCTCTGAGTCTCGCCGAGAGGGTAGAAGTTTTTCGCGGGAGGATCTTTGAGTTTACCCGGAGCTCCGGACTTTCCACCCAGATCGTCTTGGCCCTCTTTGGAGCTGCCTTCATCGGGCTTGCCGCGCAGATAAGGATTCCCTTGCCCTTCACCCCTGTACCTATCACCGGTCAAACCTTCGCCGTACTCTTCCTAGCTATCCTGATGGGAACCAGGGCCGGCACCCTGAGCTCCCTCTTCTACGTTCTCTTCGGCGGTCTGGGGCTTCCCTGGTTTGCCGGAGCCAAAGGAGGCTGGGCCGTTCTGGCCGGACCTACCGGCGGGTACCTCGTAGGGTTTATTCTGGCTGCCCTTCTGGTGGGATACCTTTGCGATCACTTCACCTGGGCCCGGCGGCTCCCCGGCCTCGTAGCCGGCCTGTTGGCGGCCAACTTCCTGGTCATACACGGCCTCGGGATCTTCTGGCTGGGAGCGGTAACCGGAACCCATTCTTTAACCAAGCTTTTACTTTTAGGCAGCCTTCCCTTCGTGCCCGGTGACCTTCTGAAGATAGCCCTTGCCGCCAGCCTCGGGCGGCTCGTCCTTCCCACCAGATAA
- a CDS encoding gamma-glutamylcyclotransferase family protein, whose amino-acid sequence MEALVFAYGFFMQNRSNHGALRGSRFLGRGKVKGLGLWAVTPRLVGAVREPEGELYGEVYAVDRLTLDFLDRVQGNGKLFRRELFPVEMENGEELQAWVYLWLHRRDTCKTTGEGST is encoded by the coding sequence GTGGAGGCTCTGGTTTTCGCTTACGGTTTCTTCATGCAGAACCGGAGTAACCACGGCGCTTTGCGGGGGTCACGCTTCCTGGGGCGGGGAAAGGTTAAAGGTTTGGGCCTTTGGGCGGTTACTCCACGGCTGGTAGGAGCGGTGCGGGAGCCGGAGGGGGAACTCTACGGCGAAGTTTACGCCGTTGACCGATTGACCCTTGATTTTCTCGACCGCGTGCAAGGAAACGGAAAGCTTTTCCGGCGAGAACTCTTCCCGGTAGAGATGGAGAACGGAGAGGAACTCCAGGCGTGGGTCTACCTCTGGCTGCACCGGCGCGACACCTGCAAGACCACGGGAGAGGGAAGCACTTGA
- a CDS encoding DUF1284 domain-containing protein: MVRLRGHHLICLQFFRGEGYSREFVRNLEEILYRLSRGEEVEIAEGADEVCSLCPFLREGKCTNGPEAEAKVRARDASALAGLGLRSGDRVEWPEVKRRFRRLSSGWLRELCQGCEWQRICLGSSENKDY, encoded by the coding sequence ATGGTGCGCTTAAGAGGTCATCACCTGATTTGCCTGCAGTTTTTCCGGGGGGAAGGGTACAGCCGGGAATTCGTGCGCAACCTAGAAGAAATCCTGTACCGGTTATCCAGGGGAGAAGAAGTAGAAATAGCAGAGGGAGCAGATGAGGTCTGCTCCCTCTGCCCTTTTCTTAGGGAAGGCAAGTGCACCAACGGCCCGGAAGCCGAAGCAAAAGTTAGAGCCAGAGACGCATCCGCTTTGGCCGGACTGGGCCTGCGGTCGGGTGACCGGGTAGAGTGGCCGGAGGTGAAAAGGAGGTTTCGCCGTTTGTCGTCGGGATGGCTGAGAGAGCTCTGTCAGGGTTGCGAGTGGCAGAGGATTTGCCTTGGATCTTCAGAAAACAAAGACTATTAG
- a CDS encoding helix-turn-helix transcriptional regulator, which translates to MAEERRNEQKSTVAAMRARRPVPEAKQEALRELIREENKILTAIKEAGTSLTVPEIAEKTGLSTVKVMRHLASLRKYGKVKEEFTKGDYYTYALVGVRKGGS; encoded by the coding sequence ATGGCTGAAGAAAGGCGCAACGAGCAGAAGAGCACGGTAGCAGCTATGCGTGCCCGGCGTCCAGTGCCAGAAGCAAAGCAGGAGGCTTTGCGCGAGTTGATCAGGGAAGAGAATAAAATTTTGACTGCAATTAAAGAAGCAGGAACTTCCTTAACTGTGCCGGAGATAGCGGAAAAGACAGGACTTTCTACCGTTAAAGTCATGCGGCACTTGGCTTCTCTGCGCAAGTACGGCAAGGTCAAGGAAGAGTTCACCAAGGGAGACTATTACACTTACGCCCTAGTAGGGGTAAGAAAGGGGGGATCATGA
- a CDS encoding DsrE/DsrF/DrsH-like family protein: MAERTNDKKKATFICARNTLEGVYPPLILALQAVRAGVDTSVFFTFDGINAVRKEGIKKAKYFPPGILGVIPGIPALATKMMIKMAEERAGIPRPEDLLEMCQLEGVKLYACKMTVDMMGLKKEDFIPGVEIIDAPGYMKLALASDINIFV, encoded by the coding sequence ATGGCTGAAAGGACGAACGATAAGAAGAAGGCTACCTTCATCTGCGCCCGCAATACACTGGAAGGAGTTTATCCTCCCCTCATCTTGGCCTTGCAGGCGGTGAGGGCAGGGGTAGATACCTCTGTCTTCTTCACCTTCGACGGAATCAATGCCGTGCGCAAAGAGGGCATAAAGAAGGCCAAGTATTTCCCGCCCGGTATCTTGGGAGTAATCCCGGGCATTCCCGCCCTGGCCACCAAGATGATGATCAAAATGGCGGAGGAGAGGGCTGGCATTCCTCGCCCGGAGGATCTCTTGGAGATGTGCCAGCTGGAAGGAGTTAAGCTTTATGCCTGTAAGATGACGGTGGATATGATGGGACTTAAAAAAGAGGACTTCATCCCGGGGGTGGAGATAATCGACGCTCCCGGCTACATGAAGCTTGCTCTGGCCTCCGACATTAACATTTTCGTTTAA
- a CDS encoding TetR/AcrR family transcriptional regulator yields MSAKTDFLEQPAKTRILEAAEEVFAAKGFAGARVDEIAARARINKRMLYHYFGDKEKLYLSVLENNFARALKLTHQALEENSTPPEQAEQVITRYFLFLAEHPRYARLVTWEMLEGGNYARQILPPIWERGLSSLRSILERGMKEGYFRQDIDVDQLLITLHTLCIAYFTHKSMLAILWHGDPHSPENLKRRLDHILRLFRQYVTPHPEGGANA; encoded by the coding sequence ATGTCCGCCAAAACCGATTTTCTGGAACAACCCGCTAAGACCCGGATTCTGGAGGCGGCCGAAGAGGTCTTTGCCGCCAAGGGCTTTGCCGGAGCCCGGGTGGACGAGATAGCTGCCCGCGCCCGCATAAACAAGCGCATGCTCTACCACTACTTCGGAGACAAGGAAAAGCTTTACCTCAGCGTCTTGGAAAACAACTTTGCCCGGGCCCTGAAGCTTACCCACCAAGCCTTGGAGGAAAACTCCACCCCACCCGAGCAGGCAGAACAGGTCATTACCCGCTACTTCCTTTTCCTGGCCGAGCATCCCCGCTACGCCCGGCTGGTAACCTGGGAGATGCTGGAAGGAGGAAATTATGCCCGTCAGATACTGCCGCCCATATGGGAAAGGGGCTTAAGTTCCCTGCGCTCCATCCTGGAAAGAGGGATGAAAGAAGGCTACTTCCGCCAGGACATAGACGTGGACCAGCTCCTCATCACCCTTCACACCCTTTGTATCGCCTACTTCACCCACAAAAGCATGCTGGCCATCCTGTGGCACGGCGACCCGCATAGCCCCGAAAACCTAAAAAGGCGCCTTGACCACATTCTCCGCCTGTTTCGCCAGTACGTCACTCCGCATCCGGAAGGGGGAGCAAATGCATGA